A genomic window from Paramormyrops kingsleyae isolate MSU_618 chromosome 23, PKINGS_0.4, whole genome shotgun sequence includes:
- the satb1a gene encoding DNA-binding protein SATB1a, protein MDHLSDSCLGKENSELPNSVGDHKSPPAKIARLEQNGSPLGRARLGSNGAKLAGVSLKASGHILKSSHKRGNMLPVFCVVEHHESPVEFTDAREEHAEFVLVRKDMLFNQLIEMALLSLGYSHSSAAQAKGLIQVGRWNPVPLSYVTDAPDATVADMLQDVYHVVTLKIQLHSCPKLEDLPPEQWTHSTVRNALKELLKDMNQSSLAKECPLSQSMISSIVNSTYYANVSAAKCQEFGRWYKHFKKTKDMMVEMDSLSDRSPPGSNHGGYSQQPIPGSTPEHPSSPVPMSHGGQPSVRAQLPGLHPGIVSTPISPQLVNQQLVMAQILNQQYAVNRLLAQQSLSQQYLNHPPVNRGLGKPLEPQAATNSEVSSEIYQWVRDELKRAGISQAVFARVAFNRTQGLLSEILRKEEDPKMASQSLLVNLRAMQCFLQLPEAERDRIYQDERERSLTAASAMGPAPLLSAPSPRSAQPRREDCGNTRQDDWHPRVPVGVSPVKPSPLPAERNGKPESCVLNISASIYDEIQQEMKRAKVSQAMFAKVAASKSQGWLCELLRWKEDPSPENRTLWENLSMIRRFLSLPQAERDAIYEQESSVGQQHYAERPPHLLHVPPESTQSQSHQPQQHQQQSPLSQQLPPQAPLSQQPLQQSPQQAGPRLPPRQPSTASPAEASEDKARPGGKISLEALGILQSFIQDVGLHPDEEAIHTLSAQLDLPKHTIVKFFQNQRFYVCHRQGQPKGPVGLGEEEEEEEEDEDEEEEQANDEEDKLLQQLNESTQTVNSDFSIKMEEHLSGVVHTGSGYDPKE, encoded by the exons ATGGACCACCTCAGCGACTCGTGCCTGGGGAAGGAGAACTCTGAGCTGCCCAACAGTGTCGGGGACCACAAGAGCCCCCCTGCCAAAATTGCACGGCTGGAGCAGAACGGCAGCCCCCTGGGGAGGGCCCGGCTGGGCAGCAACGGCGCCAAGCTGGCTGGAGTGTCCCTCAAGGCCTCGGGGCACATCCTGAAGTCGTCCCACAAGAGAg gtaacATGCTGCCTGTGTTCTGTGTGGTGGAGCACCATGAGAGTCCGGTCGAGTTCACCGATGCCCGTGAAGAGCACGCCGAGTTCGTACTGGTGCGGAAGGACATGCTGTTCAACCAGCTGATCGAGATGGCGCTGCTCTCACTGGGATATTCCCACAGCTCGGCAGCCCAGGCCAAAG GTCTGATCCAGGTGGGTAGGTGGAACCCCGTGCCCCTGTCCTACGTGACAGACGCCCCTGACGCCACGGTGGCAGATATGCTGCAGGACGTTTACCACGTCGTCACGCTGAAGATTCAGCTGCACAG TTGCCCGAAGCTGGAGGATTTGCCGCCCGAGCAGTGGACTCACTCCACCGTGAGGAACGCCCTCAAGGAGCTGCTGAAGGACATGAACCAGAGCTCGTTGGCCAAGGAGTGTCCCCTTTCGCAG AGTATGATTTCGTCCATTGTGAACAGCACTTACTATGCAAACGTCTCAGCAGCCAAGTGTCAGGAATTCGGCCGGTGGTATAAACATTTCAAGAAGACAAAGGATATGATGG TGGAGATGGACAGTCTCTCTGACCGCTCCCCGCCAGGCTCCAACCATGGGGGTTACAGCCAGCAGCCCATCCCGGGCAGCACGCCGGAGCACCCATCCTCACCCGTCCCCATGTCCCATGGCGGCCAGCCCTCGGTCCGTGCCCAGCTGCCCGGCCTGCACCCCGGCATAGTCTCCACGCCCATCAGTCCGCAGTTGGTCAATCAGCAGCTGGTCATGGCGCAGATCCTCAACCAGCAGTACGCTGTCAACCGGCTTCTGGCCCAGCAGTCGCTCAGCCAGCAGTACCTGAACCACCCGCCTGTGAACCGCGGCCTCGGCAAACCCCTGGAGCCACAGGCGGCCACCAACTCCGAGGTCTCGTCTGAGATCTACCAGTGGGTGCGTGACGAGCTGAAGAGGGCTGGCATCTCACAGGCTGTGTTCGCCCGCGTGGCCTTCAACAGGACACAG ggcctgCTGTCTGAGATCCTGCGCAAGGAGGAGGACCCCAAGATGGCATCGCAGTCCCTCCTGGTGAACCTGCGCGCCATGCAGTGTTTCCTGCAGCTGCCCGAGGCAGAACGAGACCGCATCTACCAGGATGAGCGCGAACGCAGCCTCACCGCCGCCTCCGCCATGggtcctgcccccctcctcaGCGCGCCTTCGCCCCGGTCCGCCCAG CCCCGAAGAGAAGACTGTGGCAACACCAGGCAAGATGACTGGCACCCACGGGTCCCTGTCGGGGTGTCCCCT GTGAAGCCGTCGCCACTGCCCGCCGAGCGCAATGGCAAGCCGgagagctgtgtgctgaacatCAGTGCCTCCATCTATGACGAGATCCAGCAGGAGATGAAGAGGGCCAAGGTGTCGCAGGCCATGTTCGCCAAGGTGGCCGCCTCCAAGAGCCAG GGCTGGCTGTGTGAGCTGCTCCGCTGGAAGGAGGATCCATCCCCGGAGAACCGGACCCTGTGGGAGAACCTGTCCATGATCCGGCGCTTTCTGAGcctgccgcaggcagagcgcgATGCCATCTACGAGCAGGAGAGCAGCGTGGGCCAGCAGCACTACGCCGAgcgccccccccacctgctGCACGTGCCCCCAGAGTCCACTCAG TCTCAATCCCATCAGCCCCAGCAGCACCAGCAACAATCCCCGCTGTCTCAGCAGCTCCCACCCCAGGCCCCGCTCTCCCAGCAGCCCTTGCAGCAGTCTCCGCAGCAGGCGGGGCCTCGCCTACCTCCCCGCCAGCCGTCTACGGCCTCACCCGCCGAGGCATCGGAGGACAAGGCTCGGCCCGGAGGCAAGATCTCCCTGGAGGCCCTGGGAATCCTCCAGAGCTTTATCCAGGATGTGGGCCTCCACCCCGATGAGGAGGCCATCCACACCCTGTCCGCCCAGCTGGATCTCCCCAAGCACACCATTGTAAAGTTCTTCCAGAACCAGCGGTTCTACGTCTGCCATCGTCAGGGTCAACCCAAGGGCCCAGTTGGTCtaggtgaggaagaggaggaggaggaagaagatgaggacgaggaagaggagcagGCCAATGACGAAGAAGACAAGCTGCTACAGCAGCTGAATGAGAGCACTCAGACTGTCAACAGCGACTTCTCCATCAAGATGGAGGAGCATCTATCAGGAGTCGTCCATACCGGGTCGGGGTACGACCCCAAAGAGTAG